In the genome of Capricornis sumatraensis isolate serow.1 chromosome 4, serow.2, whole genome shotgun sequence, the window CTTGAGAAGTTCTGGATACATTCAGATGGAGCTAGGGAGTATCACCGAGCTGGTGTTCAGGGATCAGTTGGCGGGCATAGCAGCGCTAAAGTTATGTGTTGAAAGACCACTGTGTGGCCCTGCACAAAGATCGGATGAAACGCAGAAATAGAACACAAtcctatttttataatattttttgcaAGCTTCCACTTCCTTAAATATCTTGACCTCCTTCTGGCAGCCACAGACCTACCTGCTGGCAGGTCAGCTTCTTTTAAGGCTGTGCTGCCGTCTCCTGGAGAGGCCTGGGCATAGCAAGAGCCTTCTCCTTAGGGATTAAGAAAAGGACCTTTTTCAGGAGGCACTCCTGAGGCCAAGGCTTGACTGTGCTAGTCCCAACTTGCCCAGGCCTGATCACATCTGTTTCCTGATGCTACTACTGCTTCCCTGATTTTACAGGAATGACGTCTAAAACCAGCTCTGAGAAAcaggtttgtgtttttttggttGGTTAAGTCCAATAATTATGTTATTTCTACTGATCTTCATTATCTGCTGTGAGACCCCAGGCATAACTGATAGCACATCCTGGTAACTTCAGCCTTGAGCCGATCCACACCTCCCAGAAACCTGCTTGCCTCTGGATTTTGCTACGTGGGAACAAATACTGCCTGGAGATGAAGAGGGATTTAGGGCAGACACTAAGTACATGTTGGTCCCAAGGGCAGTGAACCCACCAACAGAGGCCAGTCTGAGCACAGGGCCAGgttctctctgctcttctccagcccCGGATTTACCATTAGAAAACAAAGTTAGGTGTCATCAGCATTGTCACTCTCAAGTTctctctattttgtttatttgtccttaatatttatcaccatctgacatactacttatttttaattttgcttcctTTCACTATATGGAAGCTCCACAGAGGCAGATATTTGTCTCCTGTGTTCACGTGGTATCTTCAGCCTTTAGAAGGCGGCCTGGCACTTACAGGGTGCTAGGTATATGCGGAGTGAGTGAAGGCCTGGCTTTATGGCCTTATATGGTTATGGCTCCATACTGCTCATCCGCAGAGTCTGACGGATCTGATGCTTCTGCCTCAGCCTTCAGGGAGGACTTTATGTAGAGATGAGGGCCCAGGCTGGTGACCAGAGAAGGGGACGCTGGCGCGATCGGGTGCTGACTTTGCGCCTGGCCTGACTCGTGTAATCAAAGAGGAGTCGCTTCAGGAGCCCTCAGGGTAGGAACTGGGAAACCTAGGGTTTAGTACAAACTTAAGAAGCCCCGAAAACCCTGAGTGAAGCACAGTAATAAACGTAACTTGTGTCTGCGTACAACCACTTCATTACTATTACAGCCATAACGTAAGGAATACGTGCTCTGTGCCAGGGCTTTATTGGAAACTGCATCACACACCGTACGGCTGTTTTTCACGAGATCTCTATTTGGCAAGAGGTTCGGAGTCCCACTGTGGACTGACCGTGAGCTCGACGGGGGCCCGGCGGAGGCGGCACACGGACTGCCTTTACTGCCCGCTGACGGGGTTGCATCCCGGAGACCTGGGGCGCAGGTGCCGCAGGCCCACGCCTCCACTCGTACCCCGGTCCGCGCCTTCCGTCAGCGAGCTTCCTCTCGCCGCAACAACTTCCGGGGCGCGGCCTGCCGGGGCTTGTAGTCCGAAGTCCCTCGCCTGCCCAGGAGGACGACAGCTCCAGGAGCGGAACTACACCTCCCAGAATGCCCTGCGCCTCCGGGCGCCGAGCGTCGGCCGGGCCTGCGCGCGCAGGCAAGATGTCGGCCTCTGTGTCCCCGAGCCCGCGGTGGCGGCCCTGCACCTGAGGAGACCACGGGCGGCCATACTCCAGCCGGGGTCCCAGTCCTTGTCGTGGGACCGGGTGCCCAGGGACTCAGTGCTGCACAAGTCCGAGGGTGCCAGGCTGTCCCGCGCCAGAGCAGCCTGTGAGGACCACCCCTTCCTCTTCCCCAGACTGCACCGCACACCCCGCGCCCCTAGAGGGCTGCGTCCTGGCGCGCACTCATGAAGAGTGACCCCGCGACCTCCGCAGCCCCGCTGAGGGCGCTCGGGGGCGCTCTGCGGAGCAGCGAGCCGGTGCGTGCGGTCCCGGCCCCGTCGGCGGCCGCGCTTCTGCTGGAGGAGGCGGCCGACCTCCTGGTGGTGCACCTGGACTTCGGCGCGGCGCTGCGCACCTGCGAACGCGCCTGGCAGGGCCTGGCGGAGGAGCCGGCGGGCGCGTACGTCAGGGGCTCGGTTCGCCTCCGGGGACAGTGGGAGGCCTCCAGACGCCAGCACTCCTGCAGTCTGGTTGCTTGTGTGATCCTTATTCCTTGTTTTCCTCGCGATGCTTTTCCGCGAGGCAGGGACTCACCTTGTGCTGGTTCTCCGGGGAGGAAACCGTCGAGACGTGAACGGGGTTTAGTGGGACCCCACGATCAATTCTTTCTCCCTAGAGTGGTCTAATGGGAAGATAGAATTGATGTGTTAAATTACTGCAGTAAGCTGGAAGCAGAAGTCCTCTCCTTCCACCCCTCCCCGAAGTAGTCCCCCTCACTCCTCGGGTTGGGGTTCAGAGCAGGAGTCGTGTTCCGGTCCTCTTGTAGGACTGGATGAAAGAATTGAAATCTTGGTCCTGCGTTGCTCATTGGATTAGGTCACACTAGGGAGGGCGTGGGTAGACTGGTCAAAGCTGGCCCCAGAGAAGGATGAACTGGGGAGCCTTCGCTGAGTATTTGGGGGTCGGTGAAGACTGGGTGCTATAAAGGCTGAGGGTGTGATTCTGATGCTGCGCTCTGGCGGAGACTGCCTCTGCCCTTTCTTCACTAAGCGAACTCTTAAGGCTGGTCCTCTTTCCACCCACATCTGTACTGcagctgttcttttccccttgggAGTAAATGAACGCTTCCTGTTGGTTAACCCTGACTTTACTTGGATACAGAGACGTGCTGGTCAGCAGCTGATTGGCCTTTAGACTTATAGAAACGTTTAGCTCCTGGGCAAAGGGCAGTTTTCTCTTACTGGGGCTCATGAGATGGGTCCTAATTGTGAGGCCCTCTTGAATACTGGGGATGGGGCGAGGTGAGAGGTAATGGTTACTGACTTGGGAGCTGGTAAAGAACAGTCCCAGGCTAAAGGTGGGAATGTCAGTGTGGGGGAACCACTTCTGAACTCAAATTGGCTTTTTTGCTGACAGCTCCTTGGAGGTGAAATGCTCCCTGTGTGTTGTGGGCATCCAGGCCCTGGCAGAAATGGATCGGTGGCGGGAAGTCCTGTCCTGGGTTCTTCAATATTACCAGGCTCCTGAGAGGCTGCCCCCCAAAGTCCTGGAACTGTGGTAGGTCCTTAGGTCCTTACTGCTTCCCCACTGAGTCAGCGCAGGAGCAAGAGGGTtttcccctgggtcgggaagatcctctggagaagggataggctactcactccagtattcttcggctcacctggtggctcagacagtaaagaatctgcctgcaatgcgcgagacctgggtttgatccctgggttgggaagatcccctggaggagggcatggcaacccactccagtgttcttgcttggagaatccccatggacagaggggcctggcgggctacagtccatgaggtcacacagagtccgacatggctgagcgactaagcacagcacaccccTTCAGTTCTcatatctcctctttttctttccataCCATTTCCCTTTAAACCTAATTCTTCCCCTGTccccccatcccccgccccccTGGTGCCCTCCAGACTCAAAACATATGCatgaaaagatgaagaagaaggAATTCAGGAGTGGGATAGGGAAAAGAGGAAGGGATGGGAGACATGAAGTGGGGTGACAGAAGTGGGGGGTGCCAGAGCTGAGAGTTGCTTGCTGCTTCTAAGAACTCCTGATTCTTACCATGTCAGTGTCCCTTAGAAAAGGACTTGAGGGCACAAAGGAGGGGCTCGGTAGGAGGAGTTTAGTGGTTATGAGAAGTTAACAAACCGTGAAGCATTGACCGCTCTTTTTCTGGGATTGGATTATTTGGGGCTGCAGCGTTCTTTTATACAGCAAAATGCAAGAGCCTGGAGCCGTGCTGGATGGAGTCCGTGCTTGGCTTCAAGACCCTGACAACCAGGGCCTTCCAGAGTATAGATCCTTAGCAGAACTTCACCTGCAGCGAGTGCTACTTCCTCTGGGCCTCCTGTCAGAGGCTGAAGAGCTGGTGGTGGGCTCCGCAGCCTTCAGCGAGAAACAGCGGCTGGACGCGCTTCAGGCTGTGAGTGCAGCGAGACAGCAGCAGACACATGTGCACTCTGGCTCTGAGGAGACGCAGACACTAAACCAGGAAGGTGGGACATTGTCCTTCTGCAGCCCTCTGTGCAGAAGCTGAGGGCTTCCTCCTGGATGTGAGGTCCATCATGACCTTCCTGGGCCTTGGGAACAATGCTTTGTATGAGTAACTTCCAGATTGCGGGATAAGAAATCTGTTGAGGTGCTTCGAAAGCCCAGCCCCTCTGCAGTTGGCTTTGGGAGGCAGGTGGTGCAGGTCTCAGAGCCTTACTTTTGTCTCCTGAAAGTCATCTCCTCCGTGGGCTCCTGTCAGTAGACCTGCCGCCACTGTGCTGGCCTGGCCGGGACGTTACTTCACCGTCTCCTGAAGCAGTGCCTTTCAGCTGTGGAGGGTTGTGTGGGGAGGTTCTTCCTGATGTTGAGTTGCAGTTTTCCTCCTGGTAGTTTTTAACCCccgatctttgttttctctgttcGTGACACATAGAATAGGCATACACGGAGGACCTTCAGCCCTCAGGAGACTGATCCTGCCTCTGAGTTGTTTTCTTCATGTGCTTGAGAGCAGGGACCTGCTGAGGCAGGGTCACGTCTTTGCAGGAGGTTGTTGGCTTCAGGGACGCCATGTAACTCCACCGACCCTCTGCCTGTCCAGTGCCTGGGGAGGAGGCGCTCGGATGGCAAGTCCAGGGTGTCTTCAGGGCTTGGCGGTGTCGTTCATGTTTGTCCTCAGTCCAAGATGGGATTCTTCACTGTGCCTGTGAGGTGCCCTTTGTTTTCTGCCTTTATTGATCATCAGGAATTATTGCTATGTAACTGTGCGTATATCTTAGGCCAGAATAGGAAGAATACTGTGAAGCTATTAAAGAAACACCAGATGTACCAGGTTCCCCAGCTAAGTTGACATTTCTGTTGAAGTCCTGTCCTACAGAGCTGGTGTGGTGATGTCAGAGTCCTTTTCTACTGAGGTGGTGACTGGTGACGTCAGAGCCCTCTCCTGTGGAGCTGGTGTCTGGTGACGTCGGAGCCCTCTCCTGTGGAGCTGGTGTCTGGTGATGTCAGAGCCCTCTCCTGTGGCAGTGGTGTCTGGTGTCGTTACAGTCCTCTTGGATGGAGCTGGTGTTTTGATATAATCAGTGCTGAAGGCATCTCTGGATGCCTGGGAGCTCCCTTTCAACCATTTTGTGGACTGCATGAGGAAACCAGTCTTGGCTCGACTTAGACTCAAAGCTCAGAGTTGGGAAGCTGCTTCTTTACTGAAGTTCTACTCTGtctccccaccaggctcctcctcccacaAGTTCCTGTCTCTGCTGACGTTGCTGCGCCAGCTCTGGGACTCTGCAGTCAGCCACTTCTTTTCTCTGCCCTTCAGTAAGAGCCTGCTGGCCGCCTTGCTCCTTTGCCTCCTGGTGTTGAGGTTTGATCCAGGTGAGTGAGGAcacctgcctccccacccaccctcccagGACAGGGCAATTGACCAGGGCTGGGCCTGGGAGCCCTCCTGGGGGTTTTGTTGATGGACCTAAACTGGAGCCAGCCCACCTTGAAGGAGAGACCAGTCCTGGAGAAAGTCCCCTCTGCCTTGTCGACTCTGGACGTCTGGGGTGAACTCTGAGTAGAGCCTCagggtttgtttattttgtttttggctgtgctgggtcttcgttgctgcacgcaggctttctctagttgtggcaagcaggggctgttGAGCAGTTGTGGTGCCACACCCAGGCTGTGGAGCATTCGGGCTCCAGTAGATGCAGTGtatgggcttagctgccttgcagcacgtggggtcttcccagaccagagatcagacactagcaggcagattctcaactcctggaccaccaagaagtcccctcagaattaaaaaaggaaaaagaaagcttcaTCATAATGTGTTAAAAAGttacattaaattaaaacatattatatTGTAGAAATACAATTacaataggaaaaatatattttagaggatatggaaaacagagaaaagtacaaaggagaaaacaaatcaCCCTTCAGTCAGCTGCTGTAATCGTTAGTCTTTTTCTGGATGTAGATGCAGTTTTGCTTGttgttaaatattcttttttttccttctagttttattgagatataattgacgttcatcactgtataagtttaagttgtagagcataatgatttgacttacatacatcatgaaatgattccCACAGTATGTACAGTGAACATTTATCCTCTCATgtagataaaaaattttttaaatagaaaaaaaatgtttttccttgtgatgagaaacTCTTAGGACTTTCTTAACTTTTGTatgtaacatacagcagtgttaattatattcatcatgttgtatattacatccctaCTACTTACTTATCTTATAACTAAAAGGACTTTTTGACAGCCTTCTTCCAGTTCCTCATCCCCCTATAAGTATTCTTTAAAACATGACTTtagggaatttccaggcaatCTAGTTGTTAGGaccccatgctttcactgctgaaggcctgggttcgattcctggtcaaggaaataAGATTCTGTAAGCCATGAATTGTggccctccccccaccaaaaaaaaaaaaggttttaagaCTTTACACGACTAAATAATATTCCAGCTTTCAGTAACTTCCATAGTTGATTTTATAGAGCCCTGTTTTTGAACAGTTTCACTGATTCCTTGTTATTTCTTTGTGTAATTAATCTTTATTGCAGCGTAGTTGCTTTCCAGTGTTGTGATGCACAGCACAGTGAGTcagctgtgtgtgtatatgcccCCTCCCTTTGGcccccctcccattcaggctgctgGAGCGCCGAGTAGAGCTTCCAGTGCTGCACAGCGTGTCCCCGTCAGCTTTGATTTTGCACGTAGTATTGATAGTATATGTATGCCAATCCCGTTCTCCCAACTCCCTCCCGCCTTCCACCGTGGCACCCATGCAtttgtttcctacatctgtgtctctatttctgctttgcaaataaggtcATCTATACTACTTCTCTAGATTGCacaatatatgtgttaatatacgacacttgtttttctctttctgacttaacttcactctgtgaCACCCGCTCGgttcatccatgtctctacaaatttCGTTTGTcccttttatgactgaataatattccactgtgtgtgtactgcatctttgtccattcctctCTCAAAGGatctttaggttgcttccatgtcctggctgttgtaaacagtgctgctgtgaacattggggtacacgtgtattttgaattatgtttatttctggatatatgcccagtagtggggttgctgggtcatatgctagCTGTGTTTAGTTTTAAGGAACCTCGATACTGTTCTgtataatggctgcaccaatttgcattcccaccaacagtgtgggagggctcccttttctccacatcctcttcaacatttattgcttgtagacttttttttttggcggggggcggggaggggggacttccctggtggctcagatggtaaaagcgtctgtctacagtgcgggagaccctggtttgatccctgggttggagagatcccctggagaaggaaatggcagcccagcccgctccagtattcttgcctggaaaatcccatggacagaggagcctggcaggctacagtcagtggggtcgcaaagagttggacacgactgagtgacttcactttcacttttgatggtggccattctggccagtatgaggtgatacctctgAACATTTTGATGATTTCTTGCTGTTTTCTACTGTGCTCTTTCCCGAGGGTGAATTCCTCAGACCTTGTGAGCGCTGGGCCAGAGGTTAGGAGCTCACTCATGAACTTTTCTGTGTGTGGCTTTGTGTGAGTTATAACCTAACCTCTTCTCATGAATTTAGACTTAGGGTTGTATAACTTTCAAAACTGAAAGGAGAACTGGAAACCCTTCATTTCAATCCCTtcactttggttttctttttcggTTGGGAAACCTAAGACCCAGAGAGAAGTGACTGCTCCAGGGTCATGCAGACATTCTGTCTGCTGTTCTTCCTTTATCCCCAAATCCTGCTGCGTCCCCACTTCCCTTTTTCTTGTCCGGGGGCTGTTTCTACACAGCTCAGCTTGTGCTTTTGACCCCATGGCTGGTACCAAGCAGGAGATCCCTCTGAACAGCTCTGTTTGCTTGAGGAGAGAGTCACTGGTTAGCCCTTTGGAAAGCTGAGGAGTTTGTGTTCGGTCCTGTCCACCCTCTGACCTTTTACTTTATTCCAGAGACTTAGTAAAATAGAAAGATTTTTGTGGTTCTTAGGAGTCCTTCAGTCTCAGAACCCTGGTCTTCTGAGTGGGGATGGCAAAGGGCTGTTCCAGGAGCTCTCAGGACAGTCCATGCAGGTTGGTgagagcccagggctgggctgcAATTAGAACCTGCCCAGGAGGACATGAAGAAGGTGGACTGGAATAGCTTTCTTAAAAgtaacatatttctttttaagaaggaaggaagtctattaaaaaatcagtaattcaaataaagaaaaacaaaccaaagccAGCTCAGCCCTCATTCAAAAGAggctatttttacttttattgttaATATAATTAACTTATGATAAAAAGAGGTACTATTGTGGCTTGGCTTCAAACTTAAAAGGTACAAAGAGGAATGTAGTGAAAAGTCTTCCCAAATTCATTTACATATACGCAGCCATCACTACCAATTTTTTAGTATTAAAAAGTTAGATTAAAACTTAATAAATTTGGATCTTTTTCTCAGCAAACTGAAGTTTTCTCTCATCCACATAAAGAAAATACAACCCAGAGATTATATTCTGGAGAAAGGGAAGTTCTCTCCtgttgggaggggaggaggggcagtgGCATGGTCACTCCCCAGGTGGGAGGGTTTTGAGGGGAGGAGTGGCCGAGTGGGGGGCAGGAGGGGTAGGGCGGGCACTGACTGGCCTCTCCTTGCAGCGTCTCCGCGCTCCCTGCCCTTCCTCTACAAGCTGGCTCAGATCTTCCAGCGGATCCGCGAGGCTGTGTCTCCTTCTCTCTGCCGGCTTCCCATCCAGCACTGAGTGGTCTTCCCTGCTCGCCTCAACCCCCTGCACCTGAAGCCTGCCGGAGGAGCAGAGTCGCTCATCTTTGGCAGCCTGTTTCCTGCAGCTGGATGAGCCCTGCCAGCGCGGCCAGCCTAATTCCAGGGGCACCGTGTCAGGCTGCCTCAACACCCTCCCCTTTGTGCCCCGCTCTGGCGGGCCTGGCAGGTGTTGTAGAGACAAGATGCACAGCCCTGCAGAGGCCCCTGCAGAGGAGGGGTTGTGGGAAGGGAGTGCTTCCTCCTCGGCATTCCTTGACACAATCCGTCTTCCTGCAGAGGCAGGGGTTGGTCTTTCAGGCCAGAGGTTCACGCAGCTGGAAATTCAGAGCAAGGTCCTGGTTGGAGGACCTTGGCCTTTCACTTGCATGGAACACTTAGCTCTGAAGGTGGTTCCCGGGACAGGCTCCATAATCTAGTCTGGCTTATCACTCCCCACTCCTTGCCCAGCCCCGAGATGTGCCGTGGGCTGCCCTCTGCTCACACTGAGCGTGGCTTCCTGAGCCTCAGGTCCTCTTCTAACTGGGTAAGGGGATCTGGCAACTGCGTCCTGGGCTAAGCTCAGTGTTCCAGCCGTCAGTGGCCAAGCGGGGCTGTGTGGGGAGGTGTCTCTGCCCTCTCCCGCCTGCTGCCCCCCGCTGCCCTCAAGGTGATGGAGCGTGCTCTGCCTCGCTGGTTCCTTCACCAGCTTTGCTGCATCCCTGGCACGCCCTGTTGCTGGCTCCCCCCTTTCTGTGTCCTGTTCCAGTTATGTTCTGCTGTTCGTATAACCCCCAAGTGTttctgctcctctgtccttggaaagtAGGCCAGCCTCCAAAGCTGATGCACTGAAAATGGAGCGGATAATCAGGGGAGCTGGAAGGATGTGTGGAGGGGGCTGGGCAGAGGGGAGGCTTGGGAGGCAGTGAATGATGTTACTCCTCGTCTGGGGGCGGGAGACAGTAGGGCCCTGCGATTGTGCAGCTGAAATGTTTCAGTGCTTTCTCTCAGTGGCTGCAAGAATCTTCCCTGTCTCTGTGTGGGGACGTGGAGGCCATTGctgtggggctggggggtggaggCGCCTAGCAGGCCAGGAAAACCAGGGGCTTATCAGCTTCGCATTAAGACCCTCAGGAGCTCCGGGTCAGCGGCATCGCTTTCATAAAATGATGGAGTGAGTAAACTTCAGGCCCTGGGAGGTTAAGTCCTAGGGTGTCGTAAAACATGCTGAGAGAAAGGAAGCCGATCAGGCTTGGGGATTTCTCCtttacagtgatttttaaaacctgGTCCTGTTCGTGCCACAGATAGAACTCTTTAGCGGCTTCCCCTGGCCTGAGGGTAAAACCCCAGTTCTTATGGAGTGTAGGGACCGTGGGCACTGGTTTTGGCCAGCACCCCCACCTCACATGGGGCCTGACCCAGCCGCTGGCCGGCCCTTCTGCCTTCTGTGCCTGCTGATCCCCTGGAGGCCCAGCTCCCCTCTTGCCTGGTGGGTTGCCCCTGGGAATCTTCTCCTGGCCCGTTGCATATGCTTTCTGCAGTGGTGGCCCCGTGCCTTGCGACTGGGATCCTGGGGCCTCTTTGAAGCTGGGGTGTGTGACTGCAATGTTGAAGTGGGGGGAGGCTGCCCTCCCACCCGTTGGGGTGTGGCTGTTGGGCAGTGATTTAACTTCATTTCTAAGGTGATTCTCACAGGAATTTCTGGGTGAGTTGGGTGAGTAAATGAGCCTCCAGGGCAGTGTTAGCAGCTTCCTGCTCCGGGTAGGAGCCCCATGAGAGATGGCTGTGTCCTCACTGCCCAGCTGAGGGCCGGGGTTAGAAGGTGTTCAGAGGCATGTCAGAGAACGAGTGGGTGTAAGTGACGTGACAGCAGCTTCTGCTTCGGTGTGGGGGAGGGCGGTTGTGTTGTGGAAACCCTGACATCTGTCGCCCCAAAGCCTGTGTGACCCTGCTCCAGGCCTCGGGCATCTTGGCTTCCTGTTCGCCTGCTGCTCCGCAGTCTTGTCTGGCATCCAGCCCCAGCTGCCCTCCTCGTCTGGCAAGGAGCTGGACCCGCTGCTCGAGTGGCTGGGCCTTACCTGGGAATGCAGCTGCTGCTCTGGCTGGCCTCAGCACAGAGCCTGATGACATCTGAAGCGAAGGGCGAGCCACCTGGTCACTCCAGCACCGGTGCTGACCAGGGAGGTCCCCACTAGCTTCAGCCGCCTTTCAACCCTTGAAGTGTGGCTGGGCCAAGTCAAGATGttgtgtaaatataaaatatacactgaTTGCAAACACAGAGCTAAAAAGAATGGAGA includes:
- the PEX26 gene encoding peroxisome assembly protein 26 isoform X1 — its product is MKSDPATSAAPLRALGGALRSSEPVRAVPAPSAAALLLEEAADLLVVHLDFGAALRTCERAWQGLAEEPAGASLEVKCSLCVVGIQALAEMDRWREVLSWVLQYYQAPERLPPKVLELCVLLYSKMQEPGAVLDGVRAWLQDPDNQGLPEYRSLAELHLQRVLLPLGLLSEAEELVVGSAAFSEKQRLDALQAVSAARQQQTHVHSGSEETQTLNQEGSSSHKFLSLLTLLRQLWDSAVSHFFSLPFSKSLLAALLLCLLVLRFDPASPRSLPFLYKLAQIFQRIREAVSPSLCRLPIQH
- the PEX26 gene encoding peroxisome assembly protein 26 isoform X2, with the protein product MKSDPATSAAPLRALGGALRSSEPVRAVPAPSAAALLLEEAADLLVVHLDFGAALRTCERAWQGLAEEPAGASLEVKCSLCVVGIQALAEMDRWREVLSWVLQYYQAPERLPPKVLELCVLLYSKMQEPGAVLDGVRAWLQDPDNQGLPEYRSLAELHLQRVLLPLGLLSEAEELVVGSAAFSEKQRLDALQAVSAARQQQTHVHSGSEETQTLNQEASPRSLPFLYKLAQIFQRIREAVSPSLCRLPIQH